TGGGTGGgtggctgaggagcagcctggtTACCCCATCACTAAAGAGCCAAGGCCATCATGAGTGGGAAGCTGGAGACTGGGCCAGGAGCCCtacaaagagcagcaggaagctcAGGAAGTTCTCTCCCAGGCCATAAAGCAAAAGGCACCACCATCACCAGCCTCTCTCTATGCCAGCCTCCTCCCCGCTTTCTTCTCTCATGCCCAGATGCTCCAATCCCCAAATATGAGAAAGCCAGCATCAGTTGAGATGTCCACCAAGTGGAGATCTCActttggaagagaaagagaaggggCTTCACACTCACCTGGTTCCCAAGCCAAAGGAAGCAAGAGAAGTGGATGAGAGAGCAGAGACTTGGGCTGCCTTTTATacctgccctgcactgccccaggacCAGGGGCAGCCTTTGCAGAGGTAACAATTTCCCAGCAAGCTCATCTTGAATGCAAACCAGTACACCTAATGATATGGGCTGTGCTTTcatttcctgcactgctgccttttcatTTCCAGGTCTGTTCCATGCCCGTTCCCCAATGAAGGCTTCTTCTGATCCCTGGGATTAAAGGCCCCAGGATTTCTaaggcaggaatgcagcagtgcaggcagaaGACTCCATTTGTGTACTGCATGGATGGGCCCAGACCAGCCAAGTGATATTACAGTCTGCATGGATGGGCCCAGACCAGGCAAGTGATATTACAGCCTGTCTAGCTCTGGTGGGGCTGTTTGAGTTTCAGCAATCCTCAGCTGGCTGCCCAAGGACTTCTGTGCATGAGGATATGTCCTgtcctcctcttttccttcctatgGTCACTTCTTCCCTCCTCATGTCCATGGATTCTGCAACTGGTTTTGGCCTGACACACCTAACTCTGTTATCAGAAGAAAATTCTAGCTTTTTTAACTCATCTCCTCTTTGTGCAGCCCAGACTGCCTTGTCTGGCTCCTTGTCCTTCCTCACAATGCTCCAACCCTGCTACAACTGTCCCCAAGTGTCCTCAGCATAGTCCACAGTGTGTTGTGTTCCTACAACCTTAACTTCTACAGGGTAGAGAGGTGGGCCCGTGTAATCCTCATGAATCTCAAGAAGGCCAAGTGTAAGGTCCTGAATTTGGGTTGGGTCATTCCCAAGGATGGGCACAGACTGGGTAATGATTAAactgagagcagcccagccaAGAAGGACTTGGGTGTACTGGTGAATGAGAGGCCTGACATGACCTGCAATGttcacctgcagccctggaacTGTATCCCAGAATTGTATAGCATCAAAAGAAGAGTGACTACCAGGTATAGAAAAGTGGTTGTCCCCTAATATTGTGCTCTTGTGAGACCCAGCTGGAGTGCTGAGTCTAGTTCTGGGGTCCCTAATGTGAAGGTGCTGGAGGCCACAAAGACACTCAGAGGGCTGCAGCCTTTCTGCTAGGTagacagggctgggaaaggtTAATGTGTCTAGCCTGAAAATGGTTCTAGGGATACCTTCAATCATATTCCAATGCCCAAAGAGGATCCAAGAGAGAAGAAGAGGGACTTTTTTATAAaggcatggagtgacaggacaagggggaatgactTCCCACTGAAACAGAGCAGATTCATACTAGTTactaagaaaaaattctttcctctgaaggtggtgaggccctggcacaggttgtcaagagaagctgtggctgccccatccctggaagtggatgctgtgctgctgtgaagtACATAATCGTGTGACACTCAGTTGCTTCCAGATCCAGTGATTTTGATACTGAAAACTATTCAAGAAACCTGACTTGGGGCAGGTGTATTGGATGCTACACCATAAACAAGCCAAAACAGCCTTGTCAATGTTCtctgcttaaaataaaactggaattCTCAGAGCAAGTAACCTACTAGCTCTTCTTCCTGTTTCATCTCCATGGGCCTCCActgatgggcacagctggagaaTGAGGCCTTTGGAAGGAGGCACAATTGCTCTTATGGTTTTGCCACTGTGGTCACAGAAGCCTAATATGGGAAGGGCTCTTCTTTACCCTGCATCAGCAAGTGGAAAGCAGCCATCAGCCAGACTCTGCACAAGATTCTTCTGCACTCATCCACTGCCAGAGAGTGGTCCCATTGTTTTTCATGTCTCTCCTTTTCAGGGAAAtcaccagtgctgcagggagctcccaTGTTCTCGAGTCCATGCCAGTTTCTCTGTCCAGCAGCTGGTAACATCTCAGTACTCTCCTTTCCTCCCATGAGCTAAAGGAAGGGTTCTGGGGACCCATTTTCAGGCAACCCCACTACAGCACTCAGCTCGAGGGTGCTGAGTTTCCAGATGGATCCCACCCTTTGAATTGGAATCTGTTGCTCATGGCGTATCATGCCCTTTGCCTGAGAAATCTCAGGGtactcatttgtttttctggtgcTGTTCCAGGATAGCCTGCCTCTCCCAAGTGACAAGGGTCTGCTCTGACAGCCCTGTGTGAGGCTTTGCATGCCCCTGTTTATCTCAGAGGGCTCTAAGCAGTGTTGATGAGGAATTCACAGCAGGTCTCAGTATCCTGCACTCTGCTGTGTCTTGGATTTCTTGGACATTTCAAGTCctgctttttgttgctttccAGGACTGTAGAGGGCTTCAACACTCCAAATATACAAGTCTCTCCAAAATGCATCATTCTTAGGCAGAAATGACTAGCAGTGATATCTGAGGATAAATCCAGTCTCAGACTCTTTCTGCTGTCCCAGGCATTTTCCCAAATGCCACTGAAAAAGAGCACAGCTGAGAAAGAGTGGGAATCAGCCTATGCCTTGAGCAATGGTGCCTGGATACAGGACTAAGTGCCAAGTGCCCAGGTGGATACAGAAAGCTTGTGAATCTCCTCCAGAATTACTTCTAGAAGGGAAGACTGGATGTTCAGTTCAGACTCAGTCATCTCCCTTGGAGAGCTGTACACTCAGGTGAAATTAATCCCACACTCTCCATAAAGGTGTGTCTACCATGCTGATGCCTCCTCCTTATGAAGTGGTTACATGGACTATCTTCAGTGTCAgtgtgcaaaaagaaaagctttgagAACATGATTAATctgttctgaaatgaaaattggGAGGGGGAAAGCAAGTGTTTGGAAGTGCTAATAACCTCCTAATGAGTGTAAAGAGAGGCTTGCTTCCCAGCCAGCCTTCCATAGCTCTGTGCTTTGACTGCTTTGCCAATCCCATTAAAGTTTTTCCACAACAAAGACCAAAATGGGTGGAACAATGTTCTGCTAAAAATGATGTGGGGTTTTAGATGTGGAAATGCCCTGACACATCTCATATGAAGCACACCGTTTtgcataattttaattaaaaataagggAATAGATTCAGATagtattttattataattttgtttgCAGTCTTATGCTAGGAATAATGGCTATGGGTAGAGATATCAGACATTGCCAAATTTTATCCTGAATCAGAGTATGATTTGATGAAATAGCTACAAGAATGTGGCATAGATACATCACAAAACATCAGGCTAAATGGAGAAACACATGTATACTTCCTAAAGCAATGTTTCCTAAAGTTGCTGGGATTTCTTTAGGAGATTCAGACAAACCCTGACAAAATGAAGCACTTGGCAAACTGGGGTAGAAACCTGTGGGAGTACCATTCCTCTGGCTCTGTTACAGAACCATTTATGGATGGGGTTTGTGACCCTTTCCAAGCACGGCACTTTAAACGACTGGGAGGCATTCTGAATTCACAGGGAATGAACAGAaggtggtgggagcagcagaactcaggctcagcccagccagaGATGGCTGTAGGGTAATATGAGCTCACTGGGGAATTGGTGGCTTCTTGCTGCCTGGGATGCCCAGACAGACTCCCACTTCAGTGGGGATCTTGTGCAGGGCAGAAGTCATGGGAGGGTGGGGATGAATCTGTTCAACTGATGCCCTGTGAAAAGTCActtcattttttccagaaagccCGTCCCAGAGCGAGCTTCACCTCTTTGTTTCTGAGTGTGTAAATGAAGGGGTTCAACAAAGGAGTTACCACTGTGTTAAAGGTATTCACAATTTTGTTCAGATCCAGGGAGTTCTGGGCTGATGGCTTGACATACAGGAACATGGTGGAGCCATACCAGATTGTGACAACACTGAGATGGGCAGAGCAGGTGGAAAAGGCCTTTCTCCGGCCATGGGCTGACTGGATCCGCAGGATGGAAGAAATTATGTACATGTAGGAGACCAGGGTGACCACACAGGAGGCCACCACAACAATTAGGGAGATGAGGAAGGTTGCCAGCTCCACAGGCCGTGTATCACTGCAGGAAAGGGCAAGGCAGGAATCTATATCACATAGAAAATGATTGATGACATCTGGCCCACAGAAAGTCAGCCTGGATGTCAGAAAGGCCAGCAGGGAAATGGCCAAAAAgcctcccagccaggagctgagtGCCAGCCGAACAGAGAGGACACTGCTCATGAGGGAGCAGTACCTCAGGGGGTAGCATATGGCTAAGTAGCGGTCATAGGCCATGACAGACAGCAGAAAACACTCAGTGGAGCctagagagagaagaaagaataacTGGAGGATGCAGACACTGAAG
The genomic region above belongs to Ficedula albicollis isolate OC2 chromosome 27, FicAlb1.5, whole genome shotgun sequence and contains:
- the LOC101820099 gene encoding olfactory receptor 6F1-like; the protein is MTISDISTSAELLTRFSYQSSSQGDHGSLGRTVHEKMSFGSFPQANLTGLNIWKDMANGTSVEEFILLGFPGTWQFRVSFVVVFALMYTLTVIGNASIIALVWRSSNLHTPMYFFLCNLSFLEIWYTTGVVPKAIGVMLGTSQTISFSVCILQLFFLLSLGSTECFLLSVMAYDRYLAICYPLRYCSLMSSVLSVRLALSSWLGGFLAISLLAFLTSRLTFCGPDVINHFLCDIDSCLALSCSDTRPVELATFLISLIVVVASCVVTLVSYMYIISSILRIQSAHGRRKAFSTCSAHLSVVTIWYGSTMFLYVKPSAQNSLDLNKIVNTFNTVVTPLLNPFIYTLRNKEVKLALGRAFWKK